The following proteins come from a genomic window of Gimesia sp.:
- a CDS encoding phosphatidate cytidylyltransferase translates to MLGWRLLVSATLIPLLFGLFYLDQRAGSSAPWLLGLCWLLILRGTWEITQLLTVRNLKPGYPLVCLLSLLICNAAWLPWLVPSLQTGANDPQTLSLALLSVTYAISVLLLFLKNAIRFQEPGQTMEILGAELLGVSYVGFLLAMLAELRWVAGPQTGYLALGALIISAKLGDVGGYTFGRLWGKKKLVPRLSPGKTWIGGFGAIFGASLGAWLWLQFTPSLFNDNWSAPAWYWSILFGAIIGVVGLVGDLCESLIKRDVGKKDSAELLPGFGGLLDLLDSPLYAGPVAFLLWKLLPLVTVAS, encoded by the coding sequence ATGCTGGGCTGGCGGCTTCTGGTTTCCGCAACTCTGATTCCCCTGCTGTTCGGTCTGTTTTACCTCGACCAACGTGCGGGGAGCAGCGCCCCCTGGTTACTGGGACTCTGCTGGCTCCTGATTCTCCGGGGAACCTGGGAGATCACGCAACTGCTGACGGTCCGCAATCTGAAACCGGGATATCCGCTGGTCTGTCTGCTCTCGCTGCTGATCTGTAACGCGGCCTGGCTGCCCTGGCTGGTTCCTTCACTGCAGACCGGCGCGAATGATCCGCAGACGCTTTCACTGGCCCTGCTGTCGGTAACCTATGCGATTTCGGTTCTGCTACTGTTCCTGAAGAATGCGATTCGTTTTCAGGAACCGGGCCAGACAATGGAAATTCTGGGAGCCGAACTGCTGGGCGTTTCGTACGTCGGCTTTCTGCTTGCGATGCTGGCCGAACTCCGCTGGGTCGCGGGTCCCCAGACCGGATACCTCGCTCTGGGCGCCTTGATCATCAGTGCCAAGCTGGGTGATGTCGGCGGTTATACGTTTGGTCGTCTCTGGGGTAAGAAAAAACTTGTGCCCCGTCTGAGTCCGGGGAAAACCTGGATAGGCGGCTTCGGTGCGATCTTCGGGGCTTCACTCGGCGCCTGGCTCTGGCTGCAGTTCACTCCCTCCCTGTTTAACGACAACTGGAGTGCCCCCGCGTGGTACTGGTCGATCCTGTTCGGTGCGATCATCGGCGTTGTCGGTCTCGTGGGGGACCTGTGTGAATCGCTGATCAAGCGGGATGTGGGCAAAAAAGATTCTGCGGAACTGCTGCCCGGCTTCGGCGGCCTGCTCGATCTGCTCGACAGTCCCCTTTATGCAGGGCCGGTGGCGTTCCTGCTCTGGAAGCTGCTGCCCCTGGTGACTGTCGCCAGTTGA
- the cysC gene encoding adenylyl-sulfate kinase: MAEQKATNVTWHEHHVSKEKRCQQNGHKGAVLWFTGLSGSGKSTIANTVDHKLFEQGKHTFVLDGDNVRMGLNKNLGFSPEDRTENIRRIGEVSKLYTDAGILVMTAFISPYREDRDQVREILGDGEFIEIFVKASLETCEERDPKGLYKKARAGEIKGFTGIDAPYEEPEKAELVLDSDGKGIDELADEVVAYLESNGYLTYP, translated from the coding sequence ATGGCCGAGCAAAAAGCCACCAACGTGACTTGGCACGAACACCACGTATCTAAAGAAAAACGCTGTCAGCAGAACGGACACAAGGGTGCCGTTCTCTGGTTCACCGGTTTGAGCGGATCCGGCAAAAGCACGATCGCCAACACCGTTGATCACAAGCTGTTCGAACAAGGCAAACACACCTTCGTTCTGGATGGCGACAACGTCCGCATGGGTCTGAACAAGAACCTGGGCTTTTCTCCTGAAGACCGTACCGAAAACATCCGTCGTATCGGCGAAGTTTCCAAACTGTACACCGACGCCGGTATCCTCGTCATGACCGCCTTCATTTCTCCCTACCGTGAAGACCGTGATCAGGTCCGCGAAATTCTGGGTGATGGCGAGTTCATCGAGATCTTCGTCAAAGCTTCTCTGGAAACCTGCGAAGAACGCGATCCCAAAGGCCTCTACAAGAAGGCACGGGCTGGCGAAATCAAAGGCTTCACCGGTATCGACGCTCCTTACGAAGAACCGGAAAAAGCAGAACTGGTTCTCGATTCCGACGGAAAAGGCATCGACGAGCTGGCTGATGAAGTCGTCGCCTACCTCGAATCCAACGGATACCTGACCTATCCGTAA
- a CDS encoding carbon storage regulator: MHIISREANESILIGEHTVVKVLEVFEDRVKLSIESPGAEPAYWEETVYLDPVLEAEELESVQISG; encoded by the coding sequence ATGCATATTATCTCTCGTGAAGCGAATGAGAGTATCCTCATTGGGGAACATACAGTAGTTAAAGTTTTAGAAGTGTTTGAGGATCGCGTCAAATTGTCGATTGAATCTCCGGGGGCCGAACCCGCTTACTGGGAAGAAACCGTTTACCTGGATCCCGTCCTCGAAGCTGAAGAACTCGAATCGGTCCAGATCAGCGGCTGA
- a CDS encoding isoprenyl transferase, translating to MPAISEQDGESLGLESRQLPRHIAIIMDGNGRWASRRGFPRIEGHRQGVNSVRTVVEESTRLGIEQLTLYCLSSENWKRPALELNLLMQLLKKFVIGEREEIMRQNIRFSTIGRRSDLPKDVLAEVDKTIDESRNNTGMQLCLALNYGSRSEIVDAVKSIVSEVEQGGLKAEDIDEDVISSHLYTAGMPDPDLVIRTAGEMRVSNFLLWQISYAELWVTETYWPDFSVNDFWQALRDFAARDRRFGGLKG from the coding sequence GTGCCCGCCATATCGGAACAGGATGGGGAATCGCTGGGGCTGGAATCCCGCCAACTGCCCCGGCATATCGCGATCATCATGGATGGTAACGGTCGCTGGGCCTCACGTCGTGGTTTTCCCCGCATCGAAGGTCATCGCCAGGGCGTCAACAGCGTGCGCACTGTCGTGGAAGAATCGACGCGACTGGGCATCGAACAGCTCACACTCTATTGTCTCAGTAGTGAGAACTGGAAGCGTCCCGCCCTCGAACTCAACCTGCTGATGCAGCTGTTGAAAAAGTTCGTGATCGGCGAACGTGAAGAAATCATGCGGCAGAACATTCGCTTCTCCACCATCGGCCGTCGCTCAGACCTGCCGAAAGATGTGCTGGCGGAAGTCGACAAAACCATCGACGAGAGTCGAAATAATACCGGCATGCAACTCTGTCTCGCCCTCAATTACGGTAGCCGTTCTGAAATTGTGGACGCCGTGAAGTCGATTGTGAGTGAAGTCGAGCAGGGCGGACTCAAAGCCGAAGACATCGATGAAGACGTGATCTCTTCCCATCTTTACACCGCAGGCATGCCCGACCCGGATCTGGTAATTCGGACTGCCGGCGAAATGCGCGTCAGTAATTTTCTGCTCTGGCAGATCAGTTATGCCGAACTCTGGGTGACTGAAACCTACTGGCCTGATTTTTCCGTCAACGATTTCTGGCAGGCACTCCGTGACTTCGCCGCCCGCGACCGTCGCTTCGGCGGTTTGAAAGGATAA
- a CDS encoding sulfatase translates to MLRSLLALCLILTAGVLLSQQVSAADQQPNILWIIAEDMGPELGCYGTPEVKTPTLDRLAQQGMQFQNAFTVTPVCSTSRSSFMTGMYAMSIDAHNHRSHRDGTNPLPEGVRVITDWLRPAGYTTANIRNLTKDRKLAKFYKGTGKTDWNFTYPKGKQPFDLKDWDELKQHQPFYAQINFSETHRGGAWNSAHEYLDYQVDPEKVQIPPYYPDHPVTRAVWAQYLNTVMAVDKKVAFILDLLKRDQLDKNTIVVFMADHGRAMPRGKQWPYDSGLHIPLIIYWPEGNSDLPAPAQYHRGAKSDQLISSIDLSATTLALAGIEKPSRMQGQVFLGSQTEKPRSYLFGGRDRGDETVFHIRTVRDKQFRYLRNKYPERPFLQINRYKETQYPIIGLLRDLHAKGELSGPPAVLMAETRPREELYDTRNDPWEINNLADNPAYAETKQRLSAALDHWMEEIDDKGRTPEDPAIPEFWDERAIRVYSKNLKERPKDWFKSAPGLGPYKLKEKDK, encoded by the coding sequence ATGCTCCGCTCTCTGCTTGCGCTTTGTCTGATACTCACGGCTGGTGTATTACTTTCTCAACAGGTTTCAGCCGCTGACCAGCAGCCGAACATTCTCTGGATTATCGCTGAAGATATGGGCCCGGAACTCGGCTGCTACGGTACGCCCGAAGTCAAAACGCCGACACTGGACCGTCTGGCGCAACAGGGGATGCAGTTTCAGAATGCGTTTACTGTCACGCCCGTCTGTTCGACAAGCCGTTCGTCTTTCATGACGGGCATGTATGCGATGTCGATTGACGCTCACAATCATCGATCCCATCGCGACGGCACCAACCCGCTGCCCGAGGGCGTTCGCGTCATCACCGACTGGTTGCGTCCAGCAGGTTACACGACTGCGAATATTCGGAACCTGACGAAAGACCGCAAGCTGGCCAAGTTCTACAAAGGGACCGGTAAGACCGACTGGAACTTCACCTACCCCAAAGGAAAGCAGCCCTTCGATCTCAAAGACTGGGATGAACTCAAACAGCATCAACCCTTTTATGCCCAGATCAACTTTTCGGAAACACATCGAGGCGGTGCCTGGAACTCGGCTCATGAGTATCTCGACTACCAGGTCGATCCGGAGAAAGTGCAGATCCCACCGTACTATCCCGATCACCCCGTGACACGGGCGGTCTGGGCGCAGTATCTGAATACCGTGATGGCCGTCGATAAAAAGGTGGCGTTTATTCTGGATCTGCTCAAGCGGGATCAGCTGGACAAGAATACGATCGTCGTCTTCATGGCCGATCATGGTCGCGCTATGCCCCGCGGCAAACAGTGGCCTTACGACAGCGGTCTGCATATCCCGCTGATCATTTACTGGCCCGAAGGAAATTCGGATCTGCCAGCCCCCGCACAGTATCATCGTGGCGCGAAGAGCGATCAGCTGATTTCGTCCATCGACCTGAGTGCGACCACGCTGGCCCTGGCGGGCATCGAGAAACCATCCCGTATGCAGGGACAGGTTTTTCTGGGTAGTCAGACTGAGAAGCCGCGCAGCTACCTGTTCGGCGGACGGGACCGCGGCGACGAGACCGTGTTTCACATCCGCACGGTTCGCGACAAGCAGTTTCGCTACCTGAGAAACAAGTATCCCGAACGGCCGTTCCTGCAGATCAATCGTTACAAGGAAACTCAGTACCCAATCATCGGACTGCTGCGGGATCTGCATGCGAAAGGGGAATTAAGCGGTCCGCCGGCTGTGCTGATGGCGGAGACACGTCCCCGTGAGGAACTGTATGACACCCGCAACGATCCCTGGGAGATCAACAACCTGGCTGATAATCCCGCTTACGCCGAGACAAAACAGCGACTGTCTGCCGCTTTGGATCACTGGATGGAAGAAATCGACGACAAAGGTCGCACTCCTGAAGATCCAGCGATCCCTGAGTTCTGGGACGAACGGGCGATTCGCGTCTATTCCAAGAACCTCAAGGAGCGACCGAAAGACTGGTTCAAGTCGGCTCCCGGACTGGGTCCTTACAAACTCAAAGAGAAAGACAAGTAA
- the hisG gene encoding ATP phosphoribosyltransferase: MSDKVLKLGIPAGSLQESTAELFKRAGYVIKFSSRSYYPTIDDDEIECLLIRAQEMARYVDQGILDAGITGHDWILETGADVQEICELQFSKVSRRPVRWVLCVPEDSPVQSVKDLEGKRIATEVVGMTERYLEQHGVTAKVEFSWGATEVKPPKLADAIVEVTETGSSLRANNLRIVEELMQSTTRFIANKQAYEDPWKREKLENIAMMLESCLAAEGKVCLMMNVVRTDLEKVLNLLPALQKPTVSSLSDPDWVAINTIMEESVVRSIVPKLKSAGACGIVEYQISKIID, translated from the coding sequence ATGTCCGACAAGGTCTTAAAACTCGGTATTCCCGCGGGAAGTTTACAGGAATCGACGGCGGAATTATTCAAACGCGCCGGATACGTCATCAAATTTTCTTCCCGGTCCTACTACCCGACGATCGACGATGATGAAATCGAGTGTCTGCTGATCCGGGCCCAGGAAATGGCCCGTTACGTCGACCAGGGAATTCTGGACGCCGGCATCACCGGCCACGACTGGATCCTCGAGACAGGAGCAGACGTTCAGGAAATCTGCGAACTGCAGTTCTCCAAAGTCAGCCGTCGCCCCGTTCGCTGGGTGCTCTGCGTTCCTGAAGATTCCCCCGTGCAGTCCGTCAAAGACCTGGAAGGCAAGCGAATCGCCACCGAAGTCGTCGGCATGACCGAGCGCTACCTCGAACAGCACGGCGTAACTGCGAAAGTTGAGTTCTCCTGGGGTGCGACTGAGGTCAAGCCTCCCAAACTGGCCGATGCGATTGTGGAAGTCACCGAAACCGGTTCTTCCCTGCGGGCCAATAACCTGCGGATCGTGGAAGAGCTGATGCAGAGCACGACCCGCTTCATCGCCAACAAGCAGGCCTACGAAGATCCCTGGAAGCGCGAGAAGCTCGAAAACATCGCGATGATGCTCGAGTCCTGTCTGGCTGCGGAAGGCAAAGTCTGCCTGATGATGAACGTGGTCCGTACCGATCTGGAGAAGGTACTCAACCTGCTGCCTGCGCTGCAGAAGCCGACCGTTTCTTCACTGTCCGACCCCGACTGGGTGGCCATCAACACCATCATGGAAGAATCGGTCGTACGCTCGATTGTACCGAAACTGAAATCCGCCGGTGCCTGTGGCATCGTGGAATACCAGATTTCCAAAATCATCGACTGA